Part of the Henckelia pumila isolate YLH828 chromosome 2, ASM3356847v2, whole genome shotgun sequence genome is shown below.
TGATGTAAGGCTTGTAGCTGTTCAGCAGGACTTATCTACAGCATGTGCTCGTGCGAGGGCTGCAGGTTTTAATATTGATTCGGTGTCTGAACTTCAGATGTTTGCTGATAAGTTTGGTGCTCGTCGCCTCCAGTAAGAACTCTGAAATTCCTTGGTTCCTTCAAAACGATTGTCTAAATACTCCGGTTCTATCTTGGGCTAGGAAAAATGCCCATTGTGTTGTGTCTCTTGCTCGATCAAATATTTAGTTAGAATGGAACATTATACAGTGTAATTGTAATATACTGATTGTACTAGTCCAAGAAAGAGACTCCAAATTTACTACGTTACATTGACATCAGTGAGACTAGTTATGCAAATTAAGAATGACTCTATGGAGCACTTGTCAAATACATATACTTCTTCTAGATACTTGATTTTAACTTAATTCTCTCTGTTTTTATTTGCAGTGAAGCCTGCTGCAGCTTCATATCAGTTTGTGAGAGACAATCTGATTTGATAAGCCTGGGAAAAACTGAATCTGATGATGACCGGCCCTCTGCTCCACCCCCAGTATCCTATCAATATCAACAAGAATCTGTCACATGTCAGCAGCCCAGCTCATCGATGATCACCTTGCCATTCAGCAGAAAGTCTAGCATCAGCAGGGACAGTGGGGATAATCCAAGGGACATTATCCCTCAAGAAGAACCGGAAGAGGAAACCTCAACCCCTGACCAGACTCGGTCTATTCAGTCAAGTCAGCCGTCGAGACGACTCAGCGTGCATGACAGGATCAACATGTTTGAGACCAGGGAGAATGATAATTATGGAGAGAAACCAGTTGTCGCCAAGCCTGTCCAGCTGCGGAGGTTGTCTTCTGGTGTGTCGACATTGGGTGTGACGGTGGTGGAGAAGGCAGTGCTGAGGAGGTGGAGTGGTGCTAGTGACATGAGCATCGACTTGAGCACATATCAAGAGGATAATGAAAGCCTTCTGTTCACACCTTTATCTGCAGCAGTTTCCCAGATCAAGTCCTCTGAGAAGAAAAATGATGCAGCAACCAGTCCTGATGTAGTACCTGGAGTTAAGACTATTTCTAGTTTGAACCAGGTTGGCGGTGGTGGATTGAAAAATGATTCTTCTACCAACACTGAAACATCTTCTGGATCCATGCGGTTATATTCTAACCAGGATTCTCGTGAAAAAAGTGGTGGGAGTAAAATCCATGTTCCTGGGAGGACTCAGTGGTCATTTACAAACAGGTTTGGGAGTAGAGAAAATTCGGAGCAGATGCTCAAAACTAATCCCAGCATTAAAAATGAGGATGCCATGCAGTTTGGTGATCAAATGAATGTAAAGGGTTCTCAGAGGAGTGAAGAGCTCACCGGTGCCCAGAGACAGATTACTGGAGTGAAAGATCAGTGTTCCCTGACTCGGGTTATGCCTTTCAGAAGCAAATCCGGAGGGCCTGTTGAAATTTCAGGTCAAAGAGAAGATTCTGAATCAAAGGATCAGTCTGTTGCGCAAAGATATGCCAATACTAGCCAGAAAACTTCCAGAGAGTCTGTCATGCCTGAAGGTGGTTTTAAATTTCACGAGTCATTTGCAGCTCGCCATAAAAAGAATGGATGTGGTTCTTTGTCTACTCAGCAAGATGTAAGATCTGACGATGAATTTAAAGTAATGAAAAAGAAAGAATCATGCGCATCTGATACGGTATCTAACGGTTCTGTATCCACAGTTGAAGATTCTGAACCTCAGAGATTGATGTTCAATATGCAAGGCATGGCTTCTGAAAATATCAAGAAAGCACAATTTCAAAGAAATGAAAGCAGTTCTGGCGGAAATATCAAAACACCATTTCTGGAAAGATTTGTGGCAGAGGCTCGTGATGGCATTGATTCTTGCTCTACACCACCTACCGAACAAACTCGAAGAGCAAGGCAGTCAAAAGGGAATAATCACGAGCTTAATGAGTTGAGGATGAAAGCAAACGAGCTTGAAAAAATCTTTGCGCAGCATAAACTCCGAACCCCTGGTGATCAATTCATTTGTAGCCGGATAGTTGAGCCAGAAACGAATTACATGGAACCCATCCCAGTTTTCCCCCCGAAATCGTATGACAATCACCAGCCGATTGAACCTTCCGATGATTCCAAGATCATGAGCCACAACTATGGCGATACTACACGTCAGGATTTTTCGATGCTTAGCACTTCAGAGGGTTCTCGTGGGAAGTTTTACGATAGATACATGCAAAAAAGGAATGCAAAACTGAGGGAAGAGTGGAGCTCCAACCGAGCTGAGAAAGAAGCCAGGTTGAAGTCTATGCAAGATAGTCTAGAGCGGAACAGATCTGAGATGAAGATAAAAATTTCAAGATCTGCAGGCAGACGGGATTCGGTATTCGGAGGTCAGACAAATGCCGATAGACTCCGCTCATATAATAGCAGATCAATCTTGAAAAGGGAGCAGTTAGATTTATAGTCACCGGCCAGGGAGTCATGCTATTTTTGGGTGAAACCAAACCATCCTTTTTTGTTGGTGGTGGCACTGTGGTGagtattttgttattttcttcctttgttcttgaaatttttttatcttgTAAATTTGATATATGCACTCCTCTTTATGTGTTAAGACATTTAATTTAAAAGGGAGTAAAGCAATTATAGTCTTTGAAATCCTTCCTGATGATTTCATGCATGGAGTTGGTTTCAGTCCTTGTATCATTTCTTATATTCATCAGAGTTAAAAAATAGTTATATTGTCCAATTATCTTTGAATTTGTTGtttcattattaattatttatcaaaccaaccaaaccaaaccaaacAGTGTCAATCAATGACATTTACTTGAAAGGAACAAATAAGATACTTTGTCATCCCATTCGAATTGATAGTAGTTCGAATCTTGGTAGCTTTGGTAGATCTTGATTCGAAGAACTGTAAAAATGGTTCTTAATGTAAGAGGAGTGTTATTCTCAtttcaaa
Proteins encoded:
- the LOC140882913 gene encoding uncharacterized protein isoform X1, giving the protein MEKLKSETPLDYAVFQLSPKRSRCELFVSSDGSTEKIASGLLKPFVAHLKFAKEQIASATRSVKLEVGQCKHTSWFTKGTLERFVRFVSTPEVLEFVNTCDAEMSQLEDARRIYLQGSGNQVFGGGGTGVVAAEDATKKDLLRAIDVRLVAVQQDLSTACARARAAGFNIDSVSELQMFADKFGARRLHEACCSFISVCERQSDLISLGKTESDDDRPSAPPPVSYQYQQESVTCQQPSSSMITLPFSRKSSISRDSGDNPRDIIPQEEPEEETSTPDQTRSIQSSQPSRRLSVHDRINMFETRENDNYGEKPVVAKPVQLRRLSSGVSTLGVTVVEKAVLRRWSGASDMSIDLSTYQEDNESLLFTPLSAAVSQIKSSEKKNDAATSPDVVPGVKTISSLNQVGGGGLKNDSSTNTETSSGSMRLYSNQDSREKSGGSKIHVPGRTQWSFTNRFGSRENSEQMLKTNPSIKNEDAMQFGDQMNVKGSQRSEELTGAQRQITGVKDQCSLTRVMPFRSKSGGPVEISGQREDSESKDQSVAQRYANTSQKTSRESVMPEGGFKFHESFAARHKKNGCGSLSTQQDVRSDDEFKVMKKKESCASDTVSNGSVSTVEDSEPQRLMFNMQGMASENIKKAQFQRNESSSGGNIKTPFLERFVAEARDGIDSCSTPPTEQTRRARQSKGNNHELNELRMKANELEKIFAQHKLRTPGDQFICSRIVEPETNYMEPIPVFPPKSYDNHQPIEPSDDSKIMSHNYGDTTRQDFSMLSTSEGSRGKFYDRYMQKRNAKLREEWSSNRAEKEARLKSMQDSLERNRSEMKIKISRSAGRRDSVFGGQTNADRLRSYNSRSILKREQLDL
- the LOC140882913 gene encoding uncharacterized protein isoform X2; translation: MPQSITSQPYSYESIISSNEKDLLRAIDVRLVAVQQDLSTACARARAAGFNIDSVSELQMFADKFGARRLHEACCSFISVCERQSDLISLGKTESDDDRPSAPPPVSYQYQQESVTCQQPSSSMITLPFSRKSSISRDSGDNPRDIIPQEEPEEETSTPDQTRSIQSSQPSRRLSVHDRINMFETRENDNYGEKPVVAKPVQLRRLSSGVSTLGVTVVEKAVLRRWSGASDMSIDLSTYQEDNESLLFTPLSAAVSQIKSSEKKNDAATSPDVVPGVKTISSLNQVGGGGLKNDSSTNTETSSGSMRLYSNQDSREKSGGSKIHVPGRTQWSFTNRFGSRENSEQMLKTNPSIKNEDAMQFGDQMNVKGSQRSEELTGAQRQITGVKDQCSLTRVMPFRSKSGGPVEISGQREDSESKDQSVAQRYANTSQKTSRESVMPEGGFKFHESFAARHKKNGCGSLSTQQDVRSDDEFKVMKKKESCASDTVSNGSVSTVEDSEPQRLMFNMQGMASENIKKAQFQRNESSSGGNIKTPFLERFVAEARDGIDSCSTPPTEQTRRARQSKGNNHELNELRMKANELEKIFAQHKLRTPGDQFICSRIVEPETNYMEPIPVFPPKSYDNHQPIEPSDDSKIMSHNYGDTTRQDFSMLSTSEGSRGKFYDRYMQKRNAKLREEWSSNRAEKEARLKSMQDSLERNRSEMKIKISRSAGRRDSVFGGQTNADRLRSYNSRSILKREQLDL